GGGGCTGGCTGGGCGCCAGGCTCTGGGCTTGGCACAAACAATCGCAGCCCCAGCGCGCGGCTCCCCAGGGCCCGGGGATCCTCCAAGCAGCCGCTCTGCTCACGCAGCCACCCGCCCCCGGCTCAGGCAGGGGAACACGTGCGCCCGCCGCAGCCCACATCGCCTGCCATGCTCCCAGCCCCGACGGAGGGGGGCTGccggcagctgctgcctggcaaCTGGGCAgcaaccccaccccccccccccccaagcccagAGGTGGGGGCTTTTCCTGAGCTTGCAgctgcatcaagccctgcaggGCTCTCTGCACTGTGCCGGGGGCATCTGTGCTCCCCCGCTGCCgtgctgtgcccctgctctgtgcctgctTGGTGGGTGCAGCCCAGCCTGACCATACTgagccatgctggctgctggcagccacCTCCATgctctccccaccctccccatggggctggcagtggctgtggggagcagggagagcctTTTGGGGTGCAGTACATGTGCATCGCTTGGGGGAGCTCGGGGATGGGGAAGCTTGCTGAGATATCAGCAAATGTCGGctgctttccccagctgctccagctgggagcCTTGTGTTTACGGGAGGGCACTGGTGGGCGTGAGATCCCGGTGCCCCCTGAGCCCCGCTCCCTCTCGGCAGGCCGACATCGAGCAGCTGGACCCCCGAGGACGCACCCCACTACACCTGGCCACCACGCTGGGCCACCTTGAGTGTGCCAGGGTGCTGCTGAAGCATGGCGCTGATGTGGGCAAGGAGAACCGCAGTGGCTGGACAGGTGAGCCGGGAGGACTGGCTGCCTCGGTCCTCGGTCCCTGGCACGGGCACAGGCACGGGTGTGCTCCGCCTGGTGCTGCAGCTCCCCGGGGGACAGCTCACGCGGTGGTACGTGTGTGGCTCCTGCGCAGTGGCCGGCTCCActgtgccgtgccatgccatgctgtgCCGTGCCACCCCCCTGGGCACTGCCTGTCTCTGCCCTGCAGTCCTGCAGGAGGCCGTGAGCACCCGTGACCTGGAGCTGGTGCAGCTGGTCCTGCGCTACCGCGACTACCAGAGAGCCATCAAGCGCCTGGCCGGCATCCCCATCCTGCTGGAGAAGCTGCGCAAGGTACCCCCCTCTGGTGGGGCCACCGGGACGGGGGGGAGGGATGCCAGCCACAGGCTCCTCCTGACCCCGCTGCGCTCTCCCCAGGCCCAGGACTTCTACGTGGAGATGAAGTGGGAGTTCACCAGCTGGGGTAAGCTCGGGGCAGAGCATAGCTGGATGAGGGGGGAGCAGGAGTTTCCCAGCAGAGCCTCCCCCATCTCTGgtgctgcccccagccccagcgcccATCCCCAGGGTGGAGGATACCtggccccttcccctcccctacACCCCAGGCTCGCAGACCCCCATCCTGCTGACGAGCTGGGCTCTGGAGCACATCGCCCACCAGCTCAGCACTGCAGCCCACCTGGGGGGTGCAGCGTGGCCCCATCCCTGGCTGGGCTATCGCCATCTCTCCCCAGTGCCGCTGGTGTCCAAGATCTGCCCCAGCGACACCTACAAGGTGTGGAAGAGTGGCCAGAACCTGCGGGTGGACACCACGCTGCTGGGCTTCGACCATATGACCTGGCAGCGGGGCAACCGCAGCTTCGTCTTTCGGGGCCAAGGTGAGGCGGCACCGGCGTTGTGTCCCCTCACCGGGGagccccagcagagcccctTGGCACTGCACCATGGGTGACATGGTGGGGACCGCGGTTGTCCCCATGTACCCTGATCCCCCTTCCCCTAGACACCAGCGCGGTGGTGATGGAGATCGACCACGACCGGCGGGTGGTCTACTCGGAGACGCTGGCCCTGGCCGGCCACGaccaggaggtgctgctggctgctgtgcagCCCACTGAGGAGCAGGTGATGGGGCGGCTGACGGCCCCCGTCGTCACCACCCAGCTCGACACCAAGAACATTGCCTTTGAGAGGtgagctgggggtggggggcactgAGGTCCCACCCCGGGATGCCTGTCCAGCGAGACCATCCGTGGCTCACAGTGCCCTGTGTCACCCCAGGAACAAGTCCGGGATCCTGGGCTGGAGGAGCGAGAAGACAGAAATGGTGAATGGGTACGAGGCCAAGGtgaggggaggggtgggggggctgagctgcctgagGTGGGTATGGCCGGTGAGGGGCAGGGAGTAGCTACCTCTGGTGTTCCCCCTCCTCGGCCAGGTCTACGGTGCGTCCAATGTGGAGCTGATCACGCGGACGCGGACCGAGCACCTCTCGGACCAGCACAAGGGCAAGAGCAAAGGTGGAGCCGGCACGGGCTGGGCGGGCAGGACGCTGCGCCGGCTCCGGTCCTCaccccctcctctcctgcaggcagTAAGACCCCCCTGCAGTCCTTCCTGGGCATCGCCGAGCAGCACGTGGGGCCCAACAATGGGGTGAGTGTCCTGGGGGTTCTGGTGGGCGGGTGGCCCCATGGCTGGCACCCTCCGTTACCCCGCCGAGGTGTCCCGCAGACACTGATCACGCAGACGCTGAGCCACGCCAACCCCACCGCCATCACCCCTGAGGAGTACTTCAACCCCAACTTCGAGCTCGGCAACCGGGACATGGGGCGGCCCATGGAGCTCACCACCAAGACACAGAAGTGAGGGGGGAAGGAGCAGATTTAGGACCCTCCTGTCTCCCCCCCCGACCACTGCAGAgcacccgggggggggggcaggcaggggtccCCAGCCCGGCGCCTGTCCCCGGCAGGTTCAAGGCGAAGCTGTGGCTGTGCGAGGACCACCCGCTGTCCCTCTGCGAGCAGGTTGCCCCCATCATCGACCTCATGGCAATAAGCAACGCGCTCTTCGCCAAACTGCGGGACTTCATCACCCTGCGCCTCCCGCCCGGCTTCCCCGTCAAGATCGGTACGGGGAGGGGGGGTCTTTGCTGCTGTCATGGGTGGCACAGCCAgcttccctccctgcttttttttcccccctttcccacAGAAATCCCCATCTTCCACATCCTCAATGCCCGCATCACCTTCGGGAACCTGAACGGGTGCGACGAGCCCGTCAGCTCCCTGcggcacagccccagcagcgagGCGCCCTCGCCCAGCAGCGACTCCTCCAGCgtcagcagctccagctccctgaGTACGTGGGGTGGGGGAAACATGGTGGGGTGTATGGGAGGGGTGGAACATAGCGGCGTGCCCAACCATGCCGATGCccgtctccccgcagcctcgTGCCGGGCATGTGAGATGGACCCGGCGCTGTTTGAGGTGCCGCGGGGGTACAGCGTGGTGGGCACCCACCAGGACGCCCTGCGGGAGGATGAGGATGACCTGCTGCAGTTCGCCATCCAGCAGAGCCTGCTGGAAGCAGGCAGCGAGTACGACCAGGTGGGCCCTGccaccccccccagcaccccctccaGCTGGGCAACCCCACTGCCCACCCTGTCCCGATGCTGCCCCAGGATGCTCACCCCACCTTGCCCCATCCTGGCATCCTGCAGTGGTGGGTCCCAGCTCATGCAGAggggctgggttttggggtgctggggggagggggtgtgcCACCCTCCAAGCACTTCTCTGCCACTGGCTACAGGTCACCATTTGGGAAGCGCTGACCAACAGCAAGCCGGGCACCCACCCCATGTCGCACGAGGGCCGCCGAGGAGACAGGTTGGTAAGGTCCAGCCAGCCCCCCGGGGAGGAGCGGGAGCAGGTACCGGCCCTGCAGGGAACCCCCCTGaggccctgctgcccccccccccaggactccccagCACACAGCGGCCCCCCGGCCTCCTgtcgccccggccccggggggcggcggggggcccAGCGCCCTGTTCCCCAGCTACGCGGAGCAGCTGCGGCTGGCCATGGCGCTGTCGGCgcgggagcaggaggaagccGAGCGCCGGACGCgccaggaggaagaggagctgcaGCGGATCCTGCAGCTCTCGCTGATGGAGAAGTGACCCCGTGCCCCCGCtgagcccccccaccccaccccaatggggacggggacacagTCGGTGCCACGTATGGGGGCACGGAGGGGGAGTGGGGTGGGAGGAGCGAGCCCAGGCACTGCAGGGGGCaaatggggaggggggtgcAGGATTTGGACCTGGcgcgggagggggggggacATCATCCCCATAGCCAGGGCGGTACTGGGGTGTGGTggggagggaccccacagcaGGACGAGGCGGGGTGGgtcacagccctgcagctggggtggcAGGGACCAGGGGGAGCAACCCCGTAGGCTGTACCCCATCCCTGGGACAGGCCTACCCCCTCCCAACTGCCCTATGGGGTGCTGCTCGGCCCCTCGCCCCGGGAAGGCGGTGgggggcacagcctgccccaGACAGGGGAGCTGCCAGCCACGTGGGGTCCTGGGGTGCCCCCGGAGCTGGGGGGCTCTGCTCAGCCCCCTCAGCCCCACTGCCCAGGCGCTACCAAGTGCACTTACCcgggagctgctctgcctgccaatgggcggggggggggctcagCCCCATTGCACCTCACAGCCAGCATGGGGCTGCACAGCCACCTCACCCACCACCCTGGCGTGGGGGGCCACTGGGGCAGCCGGGGGGGTGCCTGCAAAAGGGTGCCCGTTGTCagcccccccccatcccctgctcGCACCCCCTTGCCCTGATCGGATGCCCTCCCCCTTGGCAGCGCTGCACCCCCTCGTCCTGGGCGCTGACCCCAAGAGAAACCTTACGTCAAATGGTGCTaaccccccggcccccccagcccaggctgctcGTCCTTTGCACATGGGGGCCAGGGGCCGCAGGGGGCAGGGGCCGGGCTCACTCCCCTGGGACTTTTCGTAGCTGGCGTGTCCCCCGCTCCCTGCCACGCACCCCACAAGCGACGTctgggccagggctgggggagcccgAGCAGCTCCGACTGCGGCCAACACCAATAAATGCTCTTTAATGTTTCTctctctcggcctctctctgcctgcaccgTGGCCGTGCGGGCAgcggggtgcaggcagggccccCCAATGTGGTGGTCCCACGTCCCCGGTACCTGCCACGCAGCCACGGGTGGCTGAGCCCTTTATTAAAGGGGGACCCAGGAGGAAAAAGCTGTTTGGGAGCACCTGCTGAGGGGGGcgatggggcagggggaggcacGGGGGAGCACCATACCCCAGTGCATCCTGGCCgggggggctggagcccccctgtCCTGGGAGGGTGCTGGCACCCGCCTTGCAGGTCCCTGAGGAGGGAGGctcagcagccccagcctgcgGGCACCGAAGCGGGACGCCCACCCCCCGGGTGCTGCAGCGGGGTGCCAATGTGCAGGGCCACCCCAGGAGCAGGATGCCACTGATACCAgtgttggggggtggggggcgtcAGGGTCCAACCCCCCCCCCGCAGCCTTGGCTCCTGGGGAAAGAACACGGCTCTGGGCTCCTGCCCTCTGCGGGGACTCGGCTTTAATCCCCGGGGCGGCCGGGGCAGTCCTCGCCCTGCCCGTGGCCTTGGCCACCGCGCTAGTCCGTGCCATTGGTGAACTGGCAGAGTTTGTTCTCCAGGTCGGAGATGCGCTTCTCCTGCGCTTGGACGGTCTCCTTCAGGGCACGGATCTCCTCCAGCACCTCTTCCAAGGCTGGCCGCTGCAGGGCGGGGGCAGGGAATGACACACAGGGTCACTGGGAAGCCCCCTCCAGCACCCCAAGGCCACCCCAGGGAGGGGGACAGCCCCACCATGACACCCCCATTCCCAGGACACTCACAGAGAGGTCAGAGTCGCAGGTGGACCTGCGGCGGGGGCCCGGGGGGGGCTTGTTGTCCAGGATGTTCTTCTTGACCACCTTCAGCTCCCGGTTCTTGACGGGGACGTAGCCATCCCGCAGCGAGATGAGGATGGGCTCCGCGTCCTTCCCTGACAGCCACTCGTCCGCCTCCAGGGCTGGCTCAGGCCCCGGCGTGTCGGGGTACAGGTCATCCTGGAAGAGGTCTGACTGCAGAGGTGAGGGAGACAGCGGTGAGATGGGGGGGTGTCCATACCCCCCAGACCCTCCCATCTCCCCTGGGACCCCAGCGGGCTCACCTTGCGCGGCACCGTCATGACGATGGGCTCACACTTGCGCTCATGCAGCTTGAAGAACCTACATGGGGCAGAGGGGGTTCAGAGTCTGGCTGTGCCCCCCGACCGCAAGCCGCCTCCCCCCCCACCTCTCACCTGGCGATCTCACACTTGCTGACATCTAGCCCACGCTTGGGCATGAAGCCCATGCCCCGCTGCGGCTCCTTGCTGCTGTAGGTGTTCAGGTAGTGCACGTAGGGTGCCTCGTTCGTGATCTCGAAGTACCGGATGCTGCTGTCCCCCTGTGCGCGTGGGGACGGGTGTCAGCCAGCCCCggcaccccagggaaggggtggCACGGAGGGGTTGCTCTCTGGGGGGCGTTACCTTCCCGCAGAGGTAGACAATGCTGGAGTCAGGGTCGTAGAAGGGCAGCAGGACCCCGTTGCTCGTGTCCATCTCCTGCAGGGCGATGGGCTCCTCGAAGTTTTTCTGCAGGGCCGGTGCAGGGGGGCGGGGGTGTGAATGGTGGCCCCGAAACCCCCATCCCAGTTAGTCACACGTGTTAGCCACGGCACACCGCGGGGACGGGGCTCATCCCACCCTGGGGTACACAAAcccccaggcaggcagcttgGCATGCCCCCCCGCCCCTCAGCACCCCCCGTCCCACACCTGCTTACCTGCACAACTGGGTGCACCCCAGCCtggctcccccctccccctgctcccagccccctccccacgcccAGCACAGCACGGCACACTTGGGAACTTGGcatctttttttgggggggatgcAGTGGGCACTCcaagctggggcagggaggggcagggggtcGGGGGGTGCCAAGTTCCCAGGGCAGCACTCCATGCGGCCTCGTTACCGGGTCCCACAAGCCCAGCTCCCGCTGGCTCATTCTGGTAAAGCCCGTGGTAAAGATGTGTCCTTCCCGCGTGAAGATGGCCCGCACGGGCCTCAGCCCTTCGTGGGGGGCAAACCTCtcctggggggagggggagagagtcagcacggggcaggggcgggggggaaaatGGGGAGGGGGTCCGGATCTGTCCCCCAAAACAGCCGCTGAGTCCTGCTTCTGGGGGGTGCATGAGGCTTCCGGGGCGCACGTGCTGCCGGAAAGCATCCCTGGCACCCGGCGCATCCCTGGCTCCGCAGGGTCCCCAGGGCGGTGCTGGCCGGGCGGGAGCCGCCGTCTCGTACCAGGTCCCAGAGGCCCAGCTGCCGCTCGCTCATCTTGCTGAAGCCGGTGGTGAAGATCTTGCCATCGGCCATGAAGATGGCGCGGATGGGGCGGGCGCCGTCGTGCGGTTTGGCTTTCTCCTGCGCCGGCCGTTAGCGGGTTAAAACCAAAGACGGAGATGCGCGGGTGCGGGCGGTTAGTAGGGTCAGGCAGACACGGCGGGGAGACCCCGCGGCGGGATGGTGGGGGGACACG
This portion of the Phalacrocorax aristotelis chromosome 18, bGulAri2.1, whole genome shotgun sequence genome encodes:
- the ANKRD13B gene encoding ankyrin repeat domain-containing protein 13B isoform X1; translated protein: MLASCSGRKGPEGRYPLHYLVWHNRARDLDRELSAKQADIEQLDPRGRTPLHLATTLGHLECARVLLKHGADVGKENRSGWTVLQEAVSTRDLELVQLVLRYRDYQRAIKRLAGIPILLEKLRKAQDFYVEMKWEFTSWVPLVSKICPSDTYKVWKSGQNLRVDTTLLGFDHMTWQRGNRSFVFRGQDTSAVVMEIDHDRRVVYSETLALAGHDQEVLLAAVQPTEEQVMGRLTAPVVTTQLDTKNIAFERNKSGILGWRSEKTEMVNGYEAKVYGASNVELITRTRTEHLSDQHKGKSKGSKTPLQSFLGIAEQHVGPNNGTLITQTLSHANPTAITPEEYFNPNFELGNRDMGRPMELTTKTQKFKAKLWLCEDHPLSLCEQVAPIIDLMAISNALFAKLRDFITLRLPPGFPVKIEIPIFHILNARITFGNLNGCDEPVSSLRHSPSSEAPSPSSDSSSVSSSSSLTSCRACEMDPALFEVPRGYSVVGTHQDALREDEDDLLQFAIQQSLLEAGSEYDQVTIWEALTNSKPGTHPMSHEGRRGDRLDSPAHSGPPASCRPGPGGRRGAQRPVPQLRGAAAAGHGAVGAGAGGSRAPDAPGGRGAAADPAALADGEVTPCPR
- the ANKRD13B gene encoding ankyrin repeat domain-containing protein 13B isoform X2; translated protein: MLASCSGRKGPEGRYPLHYLVWHNRARDLDRELSAKQADIEQLDPRGRTPLHLATTLGHLECARVLLKHGADVGKENRSGWTVLQEAVSTRDLELVQLVLRYRDYQRAIKRLAGIPILLEKLRKAQDFYVEMKWEFTSWVPLVSKICPSDTYKVWKSGQNLRVDTTLLGFDHMTWQRGNRSFVFRGQDTSAVVMEIDHDRRVVYSETLALAGHDQEVLLAAVQPTEEQVMGRLTAPVVTTQLDTKNIAFERNKSGILGWRSEKTEMVNGYEAKVYGASNVELITRTRTEHLSDQHKGKSKGSKTPLQSFLGIAEQHVGPNNGTLITQTLSHANPTAITPEEYFNPNFELGNRDMGRPMELTTKTQKFKAKLWLCEDHPLSLCEQVAPIIDLMAISNALFAKLRDFITLRLPPGFPVKIGTGRGGLCCCHGWHSQLPSLLFFPPFPTEIPIFHILNARITFGNLNGCDEPVSSLRHSPSSEAPSPSSDSSSVSSSSSLTSCRACEMDPALFEVPRGYSVVGTHQDALREDEDDLLQFAIQQSLLEAGSEYDQVTIWEALTNSKPGTHPMSHEGRRGDRLDSPAHSGPPASCRPGPGGRRGAQRPVPQLRGAAAAGHGAVGAGAGGSRAPDAPGGRGAAADPAALADGEVTPCPR
- the ANKRD13B gene encoding ankyrin repeat domain-containing protein 13B isoform X3; the protein is MLASCSGRKGPEGRYPLHYLVWHNRARDLDRELSAKQADIEQLDPRGRTPLHLATTLGHLECARVLLKHGADVGKENRSGWTVLQEAVSTRDLELVQLVLRYRDYQRAIKRLAGIPILLEKLRKAQDFYVEMKWEFTSWVPLVSKICPSDTYKVWKSGQNLRVDTTLLGFDHMTWQRGNRSFVFRGQDTSAVVMEIDHDRRVVYSETLALAGHDQEVLLAAVQPTEEQVMGRLTAPVVTTQLDTKNIAFERNKSGILGWRSEKTEMVNGYEAKVYGASNVELITRTRTEHLSDQHKGKSKGSKTPLQSFLGIAEQHVGPNNGTLITQTLSHANPTAITPEEYFNPNFELGNRDMGRPMELTTKTQKFKAKLWLCEDHPLSLCEQVAPIIDLMAISNALFAKLRDFITLRLPPGFPVKIGTGRGGLCCCHGWHSQLPSLLFFPPFPTEIPIFHILNARITFGNLNGCDEPVSSLRHSPSSEAPSPSSDSSSVSSSSSLTSCRACEMDPALFEVPRGYSVVGTHQDALREDEDDLLQFAIQQSLLEAGSEYDQVTIWEALTNSKPGTHPMSHEGRRGDRTPQHTAAPRPPVAPAPGGGGGPSALFPSYAEQLRLAMALSAREQEEAERRTRQEEEELQRILQLSLMEK
- the ANKRD13B gene encoding ankyrin repeat domain-containing protein 13B isoform X4, with translation MLASCSGRKGPEGRYPLHYLVWHNRARDLDRELSAKQADIEQLDPRGRTPLHLATTLGHLECARVLLKHGADVGKENRSGWTVLQEAVSTRDLELVQLVLRYRDYQRAIKRLAGIPILLEKLRKAQDFYVEMKWEFTSWVPLVSKICPSDTYKVWKSGQNLRVDTTLLGFDHMTWQRGNRSFVFRGQDTSAVVMEIDHDRRVVYSETLALAGHDQEVLLAAVQPTEEQVMGRLTAPVVTTQLDTKNIAFERNKSGILGWRSEKTEMVNGYEAKVYGASNVELITRTRTEHLSDQHKGKSKGSKTPLQSFLGIAEQHVGPNNGTLITQTLSHANPTAITPEEYFNPNFELGNRDMGRPMELTTKTQKFKAKLWLCEDHPLSLCEQVAPIIDLMAISNALFAKLRDFITLRLPPGFPVKIEIPIFHILNARITFGNLNGCDEPVSSLRHSPSSEAPSPSSDSSSVSSSSSLTSCRACEMDPALFEVPRGYSVVGTHQDALREDEDDLLQFAIQQSLLEAGSEYDQVTIWEALTNSKPGTHPMSHEGRRGDRTPQHTAAPRPPVAPAPGGGGGPSALFPSYAEQLRLAMALSAREQEEAERRTRQEEEELQRILQLSLMEK
- the CORO6 gene encoding coronin-6 isoform X1 — its product is MLCRGGGHGLTLRPPAMSRRVVRQSKFRHVFGQPVKADQMYEDIRVSKVTWDSSFCAVNPKFVAIIVESGGGGAFMVLPLAKTGRVDKNHPLVTGHTAPVLDIDWCPHNDNVIASASEDTTVMVWQIPDYVPVRNITEPVVTLEGHSKRVGIISWHPTARNVLLSAGCDNLVILWNVGTGEMLLVLEDMHTDLIYNVGWNRNGSLLVTTCKDKKVRVIDPRKQQVVAEKAKPHDGARPIRAIFMADGKIFTTGFSKMSERQLGLWDLERFAPHEGLRPVRAIFTREGHIFTTGFTRMSQRELGLWDPKNFEEPIALQEMDTSNGVLLPFYDPDSSIVYLCGKGDSSIRYFEITNEAPYVHYLNTYSSKEPQRGMGFMPKRGLDVSKCEIARFFKLHERKCEPIVMTVPRKSDLFQDDLYPDTPGPEPALEADEWLSGKDAEPILISLRDGYVPVKNRELKVVKKNILDNKPPPGPRRRSTCDSDLSRPALEEVLEEIRALKETVQAQEKRISDLENKLCQFTNGTD
- the CORO6 gene encoding coronin-6 isoform X3, which translates into the protein MLCRGGGHGLTLRPPAMSRRVVRQSKFRHVFGQPVKADQMYEDIRVSKVTWDSSFCAVNPKFVAIIVESGGGGAFMVLPLAKTGRVDKNHPLVTGHTAPVLDIDWCPHNDNVIASASEDTTVMVWQIPDYVPVRNITEPVVTLEGHSKRVGIISWHPTARNVLLSAGCDNLVILWNVGTGEMLLVLEDMHTDLIYNVGWNRNGSLLVTTCKDKKVRVIDPRKQQVVAERFAPHEGLRPVRAIFTREGHIFTTGFTRMSQRELGLWDPKNFEEPIALQEMDTSNGVLLPFYDPDSSIVYLCGKGDSSIRYFEITNEAPYVHYLNTYSSKEPQRGMGFMPKRGLDVSKCEIARFFKLHERKCEPIVMTVPRKSDLFQDDLYPDTPGPEPALEADEWLSGKDAEPILISLRDGYVPVKNRELKVVKKNILDNKPPPGPRRRSTCDSDLSRPALEEVLEEIRALKETVQAQEKRISDLENKLCQFTNGTD
- the CORO6 gene encoding coronin-6 isoform X6, with amino-acid sequence MSRRVVRQSKFRHVFGQPVKADQMYEDIRVSKVTWDSSFCAVNPKFVAIIVESGGGGAFMVLPLAKTGRVDKNHPLVTGHTAPVLDIDWCPHNDNVIASASEDTTVMVWQIPDYVPVRNITEPVVTLEGHSKRVGIISWHPTARNVLLSAGCDNLVILWNVGTGEMLLVLEDMHTDLIYNVGWNRNGSLLVTTCKDKKVRVIDPRKQQVVAEKAKPHDGARPIRAIFMADGKIFTTGFSKMSERQLGLWDLKNFEEPIALQEMDTSNGVLLPFYDPDSSIVYLCGKGDSSIRYFEITNEAPYVHYLNTYSSKEPQRGMGFMPKRGLDVSKCEIARFFKLHERKCEPIVMTVPRKSDLFQDDLYPDTPGPEPALEADEWLSGKDAEPILISLRDGYVPVKNRELKVVKKNILDNKPPPGPRRRSTCDSDLSRPALEEVLEEIRALKETVQAQEKRISDLENKLCQFTNGTD
- the CORO6 gene encoding coronin-6 isoform X4; the protein is MLCRGGGHGLTLRPPAMSRRVVRQSKFRHVFGQPVKADQMYEDIRVSKVTWDSSFCAVNPKFVAIIVESGGGGAFMVLPLAKTGRVDKNHPLVTGHTAPVLDIDWCPHNDNVIASASEDTTVMVWQIPDYVPVRNITEPVVTLEGHSKRVGIISWHPTARNVLLSAGCDNLVILWNVGTGEMLLVLEDMHTDLIYNVGWNRNGSLLVTTCKDKKVRVIDPRKQQVVAEKAKPHDGARPIRAIFMADGKIFTTGFSKMSERQLGLWDLKNFEEPIALQEMDTSNGVLLPFYDPDSSIVYLCGKGDSSIRYFEITNEAPYVHYLNTYSSKEPQRGMGFMPKRGLDVSKCEIARFFKLHERKCEPIVMTVPRKSDLFQDDLYPDTPGPEPALEADEWLSGKDAEPILISLRDGYVPVKNRELKVVKKNILDNKPPPGPRRRSTCDSDLSRPALEEVLEEIRALKETVQAQEKRISDLENKLCQFTNGTD
- the CORO6 gene encoding coronin-6 isoform X2, translating into MSRRVVRQSKFRHVFGQPVKADQMYEDIRVSKVTWDSSFCAVNPKFVAIIVESGGGGAFMVLPLAKTGRVDKNHPLVTGHTAPVLDIDWCPHNDNVIASASEDTTVMVWQIPDYVPVRNITEPVVTLEGHSKRVGIISWHPTARNVLLSAGCDNLVILWNVGTGEMLLVLEDMHTDLIYNVGWNRNGSLLVTTCKDKKVRVIDPRKQQVVAEKAKPHDGARPIRAIFMADGKIFTTGFSKMSERQLGLWDLERFAPHEGLRPVRAIFTREGHIFTTGFTRMSQRELGLWDPKNFEEPIALQEMDTSNGVLLPFYDPDSSIVYLCGKGDSSIRYFEITNEAPYVHYLNTYSSKEPQRGMGFMPKRGLDVSKCEIARFFKLHERKCEPIVMTVPRKSDLFQDDLYPDTPGPEPALEADEWLSGKDAEPILISLRDGYVPVKNRELKVVKKNILDNKPPPGPRRRSTCDSDLSRPALEEVLEEIRALKETVQAQEKRISDLENKLCQFTNGTD
- the CORO6 gene encoding coronin-6 isoform X5, with product MSRRVVRQSKFRHVFGQPVKADQMYEDIRVSKVTWDSSFCAVNPKFVAIIVESGGGGAFMVLPLAKTGRVDKNHPLVTGHTAPVLDIDWCPHNDNVIASASEDTTVMVWQIPDYVPVRNITEPVVTLEGHSKRVGIISWHPTARNVLLSAGCDNLVILWNVGTGEMLLVLEDMHTDLIYNVGWNRNGSLLVTTCKDKKVRVIDPRKQQVVAERFAPHEGLRPVRAIFTREGHIFTTGFTRMSQRELGLWDPKNFEEPIALQEMDTSNGVLLPFYDPDSSIVYLCGKGDSSIRYFEITNEAPYVHYLNTYSSKEPQRGMGFMPKRGLDVSKCEIARFFKLHERKCEPIVMTVPRKSDLFQDDLYPDTPGPEPALEADEWLSGKDAEPILISLRDGYVPVKNRELKVVKKNILDNKPPPGPRRRSTCDSDLSRPALEEVLEEIRALKETVQAQEKRISDLENKLCQFTNGTD